One part of the Salinivirga cyanobacteriivorans genome encodes these proteins:
- a CDS encoding metal ABC transporter permease has protein sequence MNITELLQYDFFTNTILAAAFASIAAGIIGTYIVSRRMVFLSGGITHASFGGIGIAYYFGFNPVLGAAAFAVLSALGIDMFAQRRFMRHDSLIGLWWSAGMALGIVFIYLTPGYTPNLMTYLFGSILTVSGLDVWLLAGLALVVAVYFIFFHKAIMYIAFDPEYARTHNVPVHALSLFTSALVALTIVFSIKVAGIILVISLLTVPQAIVNMFTHNYKNIMLFSVVLSFVGIFAGLVVSFSVDIPSGATIIFSLLFLFLMARLIVWIMHRAGLKRSVQPVEQNLNQS, from the coding sequence ATGAACATCACAGAACTTCTACAATACGATTTTTTTACAAATACTATTCTTGCAGCGGCTTTTGCCAGTATAGCTGCGGGTATCATTGGTACGTACATAGTATCAAGGCGAATGGTTTTTTTAAGCGGGGGTATTACCCATGCTTCTTTTGGCGGAATTGGTATAGCCTACTATTTTGGATTTAATCCTGTTTTGGGGGCAGCTGCATTTGCGGTGCTTTCTGCTTTGGGTATAGATATGTTTGCTCAAAGACGTTTTATGCGACACGATAGTCTCATTGGTTTGTGGTGGTCGGCCGGTATGGCGCTGGGTATTGTTTTTATATATCTCACCCCGGGCTATACACCCAACCTCATGACTTATCTGTTTGGTAGTATTTTAACAGTTAGCGGGCTGGATGTTTGGTTGCTGGCTGGTTTAGCCCTGGTTGTGGCTGTTTATTTTATATTTTTCCACAAGGCCATAATGTACATAGCTTTTGATCCGGAATATGCCCGAACCCACAATGTGCCTGTGCATGCATTGAGCTTATTTACCTCTGCTTTAGTTGCACTAACAATTGTTTTTAGCATTAAGGTAGCCGGAATTATTCTTGTAATATCATTATTGACGGTACCCCAGGCAATTGTGAATATGTTTACCCATAATTATAAAAACATTATGTTATTTTCGGTTGTTCTCTCTTTCGTAGGTATTTTTGCCGGGTTAGTCGTTTCATTTAGTGTGGATATTCCATCGGGAGCTACTATAATTTTTTCCTTATTGTTCCTGTTTTTAATGGCGCGACTAATAGTTTGGATTATGCATAGAGCCGGATTAAAAAGATCTGTGCAACCAGTAGAACAAAATTTGAATCAATCATAA
- a CDS encoding metal ABC transporter ATP-binding protein has protein sequence MTEPLIELKDVRVAYDGKEVLNQVNFTVHQNDFIGVIGPNGGGKTTMVKTMLRLIKPVSGKVVHHKKHLEIGYLPQYTNVDKRFPIKVCDVVLSGLMYRKKLVGRYNKKDRQKACDALSWVGMEHLADKHIGSLSGGETQKALLARAIVSSPSLLILDEPDTYVDYASEGEIYELLRKLNEHMAILMVSHDLGMISSYIKTIACVNRMLHYHKSNVITPEQLQTYNCPIQLVTHGNVPHTVLAEHKGSMGHAKHDHQ, from the coding sequence ATGACAGAACCACTAATTGAGTTAAAAGATGTACGTGTAGCTTATGATGGGAAAGAAGTACTTAACCAGGTGAATTTCACAGTGCATCAGAATGATTTTATTGGAGTTATTGGTCCCAATGGCGGAGGAAAAACCACAATGGTGAAAACAATGCTGCGACTCATTAAGCCCGTATCAGGGAAAGTGGTACATCATAAGAAACACCTGGAGATTGGGTATTTGCCACAGTACACAAATGTAGATAAGCGTTTCCCGATTAAAGTTTGCGATGTAGTTTTGAGTGGTTTAATGTATCGTAAGAAACTGGTAGGCCGATACAATAAAAAGGATCGGCAAAAGGCCTGTGATGCCCTTAGCTGGGTTGGTATGGAACATTTAGCCGATAAACATATAGGAAGCCTCTCCGGAGGCGAAACGCAGAAAGCACTTTTGGCCAGGGCAATAGTCTCGTCGCCGTCGCTTTTAATACTCGATGAACCTGATACTTATGTCGACTATGCCTCGGAAGGCGAAATTTACGAATTGCTAAGGAAACTCAATGAGCACATGGCCATACTAATGGTATCGCATGATTTGGGCATGATATCATCTTATATAAAAACAATTGCATGTGTAAACCGAATGTTACATTATCATAAAAGTAATGTGATTACACCTGAACAGTTGCAAACCTATAATTGTCCTATACAACTTGTGACACATGGAAATGTGCCACATACTGTGCTTGCTGAGCATAAAGGATCTATGGGACACGCAAAACACGATCATCAATGA
- a CDS encoding metal ABC transporter solute-binding protein, Zn/Mn family produces the protein MMRIPGLLFLVALIFSGCGNNQTSSQAEDVLFVSIKPQQFMVEQIAGGVFKVKSLLPPGASPAVYEPSPGQLKDLADAKAYIRIGQIGFEKAWMDKIKSANADMKVYDQSKGVNFIKADHHHGHDHSHEQQHAVIDPHIWTSPAEVTVQLENIKTYLSDLMPDSAAYFSQNAEKLILKVTELDKEIQQIFEGYEQRTFMVYHPALSYFARDYQLKQLPLEREGKEPSGRYMTEMIKKSKALGLQDVFIQRQFPVAKAEALANELNADVVVIDPLAYNWIENMKEMAQKIANALEKTNEH, from the coding sequence ATGATGAGAATACCCGGTTTATTGTTTTTGGTTGCCTTAATTTTTTCAGGCTGCGGTAATAATCAAACATCATCTCAGGCAGAAGATGTGCTTTTTGTAAGTATTAAGCCACAACAGTTTATGGTTGAGCAGATTGCGGGAGGTGTTTTTAAGGTTAAATCTTTACTGCCTCCCGGTGCAAGTCCTGCAGTTTATGAGCCATCTCCCGGTCAATTGAAAGACCTTGCGGATGCAAAAGCCTATATTCGAATAGGGCAGATTGGGTTCGAGAAAGCCTGGATGGATAAAATTAAATCTGCAAACGCTGACATGAAAGTATATGATCAGTCTAAAGGAGTCAATTTTATTAAGGCCGATCACCACCATGGGCATGACCATAGTCATGAGCAACAGCACGCAGTAATTGACCCACACATTTGGACCTCTCCAGCTGAAGTAACTGTGCAACTCGAAAACATTAAAACGTATTTGTCAGATTTAATGCCTGATAGCGCTGCGTATTTTAGTCAGAATGCTGAAAAGCTAATTTTAAAAGTGACAGAACTTGATAAAGAAATACAACAAATATTTGAGGGCTATGAACAACGTACGTTTATGGTTTATCATCCTGCATTGAGTTATTTTGCCCGCGATTACCAGTTAAAGCAATTGCCACTGGAACGTGAAGGGAAAGAACCAAGTGGGCGCTACATGACAGAAATGATCAAAAAATCTAAAGCACTTGGATTACAGGATGTTTTTATACAAAGGCAGTTCCCGGTGGCAAAAGCTGAAGCACTGGCCAACGAACTTAATGCCGATGTTGTGGTGATTGATCCACTGGCATATAATTGGATTGAGAATATGAAAGAAATGGCACAAAAAATAGCCAATGCCCTTGAAAAAACTAATGAACACTAA
- a CDS encoding PAS domain S-box protein, translating into MTNKNLQYNLVLTRHLAKIYDKLGDVDLLYNQLETNPHPVLITDLQGEIVYANQSLLKLSGYDLKEIIGGNPNLFKSGDQPEDFYTRLWETIERGEEFESRFKNKRKDGSFFWIHSIIKPLRNIEGEIAGFISIQEDITNLVKLESQSITSEDVLISIIKNLPKTGILVIESIPEKIYMAEGELMHEFFPDRSPELDDFENLFVPYDFSLKKELNKICKKGQSRRKKVFLGGRSIDFLISPLRFGGSSKRYCSVIIRDITDYQRIIEQIQRSEQQLEAIFQNAGIGIGILNPGGDYIRVNNGWAQMTGYEKATLEEMNVRLLLATDDLDAYRPEFYTLLKGIKDRHRMEMRFVRKNKEILWGDVSMTTIKDTKGSVTAIIAVVSDITENKKNREALEKSEQEFRELNATKDRLFSILAHDLKNPFSSIIGLSELAIESPDDTSHQKAIDYLHSINTTANQANSLLQNLLEWSRIQTGTISPVLVHNDIFQIVEDSIELVKIMAANKQIEIHNKIHTPSYVVCDLEMMNTIIRNLLTNAIKYSHENSDVEITSTQDKHNFLLHISDRGVGMTQKQQDMLFNGNNTTSSPGTAAEKGTGLGLILVKDFVKLNHGSISVKSEPNKGSTFTIKLPLSG; encoded by the coding sequence ATGACCAACAAAAACCTGCAATATAATCTTGTACTTACCCGGCATCTGGCAAAAATTTACGATAAGTTAGGTGATGTGGATTTGCTATACAACCAATTGGAAACAAACCCACATCCGGTTTTGATTACAGATTTACAGGGAGAAATTGTTTATGCCAATCAAAGTTTGTTGAAACTTTCCGGATATGATTTGAAAGAGATTATAGGCGGTAACCCTAATTTGTTTAAAAGTGGAGATCAGCCGGAAGATTTTTATACGCGTCTTTGGGAGACTATTGAGCGAGGAGAAGAGTTCGAAAGCCGGTTCAAAAATAAGCGAAAAGATGGTAGCTTTTTTTGGATACACTCAATTATAAAGCCTCTCAGAAATATTGAAGGAGAAATTGCCGGGTTTATCAGTATTCAGGAGGATATTACTAATTTGGTGAAATTGGAATCTCAATCCATAACCAGTGAGGACGTACTGATTAGTATCATAAAAAATTTACCAAAAACCGGAATATTAGTTATTGAATCGATTCCTGAAAAAATCTATATGGCAGAAGGGGAGTTAATGCATGAGTTTTTTCCTGATAGATCCCCTGAACTGGACGATTTTGAGAATTTATTCGTTCCCTATGATTTCTCTTTGAAAAAAGAATTAAATAAAATATGTAAAAAAGGGCAAAGTAGGAGAAAAAAAGTATTTCTAGGTGGACGCAGCATTGATTTTTTAATTTCTCCATTACGCTTTGGAGGATCTTCAAAAAGATATTGTTCTGTCATTATTCGGGATATTACAGATTATCAGCGGATAATAGAGCAGATACAGCGTAGCGAGCAGCAACTGGAGGCCATTTTTCAAAATGCAGGTATAGGAATCGGTATTTTAAATCCAGGTGGCGATTATATACGAGTAAATAATGGTTGGGCTCAAATGACCGGTTACGAGAAAGCAACCCTCGAAGAAATGAATGTGAGGTTATTGTTAGCGACTGACGATTTGGATGCTTACAGACCTGAATTTTATACGCTATTGAAGGGGATAAAAGACCGGCATAGGATGGAGATGCGCTTTGTGCGTAAGAATAAAGAAATACTTTGGGGCGATGTGAGTATGACCACCATCAAAGATACAAAAGGTTCAGTTACAGCTATAATTGCAGTGGTCTCAGATATCACAGAGAATAAAAAAAACAGAGAGGCGCTTGAAAAATCAGAGCAGGAATTCAGAGAGCTGAATGCGACCAAAGACCGGCTTTTCTCCATTTTAGCGCATGATTTAAAAAACCCATTCAGCTCTATAATAGGGCTGTCTGAACTTGCTATAGAGTCCCCCGACGATACCTCTCACCAAAAAGCAATTGATTATCTGCATTCTATTAATACAACTGCCAATCAAGCCAATAGTTTGTTGCAGAATCTTTTAGAGTGGTCAAGAATTCAAACTGGCACTATTTCCCCAGTTTTGGTGCATAACGATATATTCCAAATCGTTGAAGATTCCATTGAATTGGTAAAAATTATGGCTGCCAACAAGCAAATTGAAATTCATAATAAAATACATACTCCCAGTTATGTCGTGTGCGACCTGGAAATGATGAACACAATTATTCGTAACCTGCTGACTAACGCCATCAAGTATAGCCATGAGAATTCGGATGTTGAAATTACATCAACCCAGGATAAACACAACTTTCTACTTCACATAAGTGATAGAGGAGTCGGGATGACACAAAAACAACAGGACATGTTATTTAACGGAAACAACACCACTTCTTCGCCCGGAACAGCTGCTGAAAAAGGCACAGGTCTCGGCCTAATTCTCGTAAAAGACTTTGTGAAGTTAAACCATGGAAGTATATCGGTGAAAAGCGAACCCAATAAAGGATCTACATTTACAATAAAACTCCCACTTTCAGGGTAA